One genomic segment of Trichococcus shcherbakoviae includes these proteins:
- a CDS encoding AI-2E family transporter — protein MYTEFIKRKRGVALDTISYYIKEIINATGKGLKGYIISAIKLATISFVLLCLGFVYFGIDFWFLKALGIAVFDLIPILGSGMVMIPWAVIHLLLGNTTLAWQIGLLYIILVVVRQIAEPFITGKELGIRPLYTFLATVVCILLFGPIGAVLGAVVAVVIKAVLEVSSVSRNNYDKHRR, from the coding sequence GTGTATACTGAATTCATAAAGAGAAAGCGAGGGGTCGCATTGGATACGATCAGCTATTATATCAAAGAAATCATCAACGCAACCGGAAAGGGCTTGAAGGGATACATCATATCGGCGATCAAGCTTGCTACAATCAGTTTTGTCCTGTTGTGTCTGGGATTCGTGTACTTCGGCATCGATTTTTGGTTCCTGAAGGCTTTGGGAATCGCGGTTTTCGATCTCATCCCGATTCTGGGGAGCGGGATGGTAATGATCCCTTGGGCGGTGATCCATCTGCTGCTCGGGAACACAACGTTGGCTTGGCAAATCGGACTGCTGTACATCATTCTTGTGGTTGTTCGTCAGATTGCGGAGCCGTTCATTACCGGCAAGGAACTCGGCATCCGGCCGCTGTACACGTTTCTAGCGACAGTTGTTTGTATCCTCTTGTTCGGACCAATCGGAGCCGTTCTGGGAGCAGTGGTCGCGGTCGTGATCAAGGCCGTTTTGGAAGTCTCGAGTGTCAGCCGAAACAATTATGACAAACATCGTCGCTGA
- a CDS encoding hydroxymethylglutaryl-CoA reductase, degradative: protein MESNYLQKFYDKTPPERISALHAAGLLNEEATAKLHSGLSLPQEIADNMIENQLSTYDLPYGVALNFLIDGKDYIVPMAIEEPSVIAAASAGAKIIAKAGGFRTTIQKRVMIGQVALKNILDSDAAEQLILSHRDEILEAANAAHPSIVKRGGGARRISVRYLAAVPDEGIPAFLVVHLHVETLEAMGANIINTMMEGVIPYLERLTGGEALMGILTNYATDCLATAECRIPSSLLGRGSLSGDEVRDRLIEAYQFAYVDPYRAVTNNKGIMNGIDAIVLASGNDWRAISAGAHAYASRSGQYRSLTTWKKAENGDLLGSLTLPLPIGAVGGSINFHPAAKMTKEILGYRSASELESIIASVGLAQNFSAIKALVTEGIQKGHMGLHSRSLAISAGAVGKEIEQLSERLKGEKNMNLATAQTLLAQIRGADAVD from the coding sequence ATGGAATCCAACTATCTTCAGAAATTTTACGACAAAACACCACCCGAAAGAATCTCTGCCTTGCACGCGGCCGGCCTCCTGAATGAAGAAGCGACAGCCAAGCTTCATTCAGGATTAAGCTTGCCGCAGGAAATCGCCGACAACATGATTGAAAACCAATTGAGCACGTACGACTTGCCCTACGGTGTCGCCTTAAACTTTTTGATTGACGGAAAAGACTATATCGTCCCGATGGCCATCGAAGAGCCTTCCGTCATTGCTGCGGCCAGCGCGGGAGCGAAAATCATCGCCAAGGCGGGCGGATTCCGGACGACGATCCAGAAACGGGTCATGATCGGCCAGGTTGCCTTAAAAAATATCCTTGACAGCGATGCTGCTGAACAACTGATCCTTTCGCATCGGGATGAAATCCTGGAGGCGGCCAATGCTGCCCACCCTTCCATCGTGAAACGTGGCGGTGGAGCTCGCCGCATCAGCGTAAGGTACTTGGCCGCCGTTCCCGATGAAGGAATTCCGGCGTTTCTTGTTGTCCATCTCCATGTCGAGACGTTGGAGGCGATGGGGGCTAACATCATCAATACAATGATGGAAGGCGTCATCCCTTACTTGGAGCGTTTGACCGGCGGCGAAGCTTTGATGGGAATCCTGACCAATTACGCGACCGACTGCTTGGCGACCGCCGAATGTCGGATACCATCAAGTCTCTTGGGCAGAGGAAGTCTTTCCGGTGATGAAGTGCGCGACCGATTGATTGAAGCCTATCAGTTTGCCTACGTCGATCCTTATCGCGCCGTCACCAATAACAAAGGCATCATGAACGGCATCGACGCCATCGTGCTGGCATCCGGAAACGACTGGCGCGCCATTTCTGCTGGAGCGCATGCCTACGCCTCCCGCAGCGGACAGTACCGTTCGCTGACAACCTGGAAAAAAGCGGAAAATGGAGATCTGCTCGGAAGTCTGACGTTGCCGTTGCCGATCGGAGCTGTGGGCGGATCCATCAACTTCCACCCTGCCGCGAAAATGACGAAAGAAATTCTCGGCTACCGTTCGGCATCCGAACTAGAGTCCATCATCGCATCGGTCGGACTGGCGCAAAATTTCTCCGCCATCAAAGCGCTGGTGACGGAAGGCATCCAAAAAGGACATATGGGTCTGCATTCGCGTTCCTTGGCAATCAGCGCTGGCGCGGTCGGTAAAGAAATCGAACAGCTTTCAGAGCGGCTTAAAGGCGAAAAAAATATGAATTTGGCGACAGCACAGACACTTTTGGCGCAAATCCGCGGTGCGGATGCAGTCGATTGA